The following are encoded together in the Desulfococcus multivorans genome:
- a CDS encoding acetate--CoA ligase family protein — protein MERTPMSLSTPPPENTKTPPIDFEAITRLFAAAEAAGRYFLFEYEVYDLLRASGAETPPATRLLPKGSRPSDADLTALPGDRVVLKIVSPAIVHKSDVGGVRIVPNTPEKVRSAWRRMMSEVPEAYAAVMERNPTLAVADYLGLEGERLRQAVSRDIKGVLMARFMPPDSEAFGNEMIVGIRFTREFGMIISAGLGGTDTELYAERFRKGQAVVAAATALTDGEAFFDLFRGTISYRKLAGLTRGQRRIVTDEQLVECFAAFIAMANHYSPVNPTAPYVIDTLEINPFAFTDYLMVPLDGLCRFSRPGTRSVPRPYWKIRRLLRPGIIALIGVSASRVNFGRIILNNILAAGFPADRIRIIRPGITVLEGVRCVPDIGALDVKPDLLVIAVGSDQVPDLVDLIIERDAAHTVMLIPGGLGETRESVQRAEQVTAAVQRAHRSPSGGPIFLGGNCLGVVSHPGRYDTLFIPDAKLSRRWEVRKRNAAFVSQSGAFMITRLSKRPELDPAYMISVGNQNDLTLGDMMHYLKTDPDIDVIAVYAEGFKDLDGLDFTRALREAVASGKDVILYKAGRTPEGKSATSGHTASLAGDYMVCESCIRQAGGIPAQTFPQFEDLLMLAQRLHGKRINGNRLAALSGAGFEAVGMADNIQSDDYAMTLARFTPVTVDRMAALLTAKGLDRLVEVGNPMDINPGADDEAHILAVRHLAEDPNVDAVVVGLDPLSPAMRTLATCESGRYNFDAPGSIAFELPRQVDALDKPVVGVVDAGRLYDPLVDALVEKGMAVFRSSDRAVRALALYIEGRLTAERIRHGALRPGRDKPDPVI, from the coding sequence ATGGAGAGAACCCCCATGAGCCTGTCGACACCGCCCCCTGAAAATACAAAAACCCCGCCCATCGATTTCGAGGCGATTACCCGGCTGTTTGCCGCCGCCGAAGCGGCGGGACGATATTTCCTGTTCGAATACGAGGTCTACGATCTCCTCCGCGCATCCGGCGCCGAGACGCCGCCTGCGACCCGCCTCCTGCCGAAGGGATCGCGGCCCTCGGATGCGGATCTCACGGCCCTGCCGGGGGATCGGGTGGTGCTCAAGATCGTCTCCCCCGCCATCGTCCACAAAAGCGACGTAGGCGGGGTGAGGATCGTACCCAACACCCCCGAAAAGGTCCGGTCGGCATGGCGCCGCATGATGTCCGAAGTCCCCGAGGCCTATGCCGCCGTGATGGAGCGAAATCCGACCCTTGCCGTCGCGGACTATCTCGGCCTCGAGGGGGAGCGGCTCCGGCAGGCCGTCTCCCGGGATATCAAGGGCGTGTTGATGGCGCGGTTCATGCCGCCGGACTCGGAGGCCTTCGGCAATGAGATGATCGTGGGCATCCGGTTCACCCGCGAATTCGGTATGATCATCAGCGCCGGACTGGGCGGCACCGACACCGAGCTTTACGCCGAGCGTTTCCGGAAAGGGCAGGCCGTCGTGGCCGCGGCAACGGCCCTGACCGACGGCGAGGCCTTTTTCGATCTGTTCCGAGGCACCATCAGCTACCGGAAACTGGCCGGGCTGACCCGGGGACAGCGGCGCATCGTCACCGACGAACAGCTCGTCGAGTGTTTCGCCGCCTTCATCGCCATGGCCAACCACTATTCCCCGGTCAACCCGACGGCCCCCTACGTCATCGACACGCTGGAAATCAACCCCTTCGCCTTTACCGATTATCTCATGGTGCCCCTGGACGGGCTGTGCCGATTCTCCCGACCCGGGACCCGCTCCGTGCCAAGGCCCTACTGGAAGATCCGCCGTCTGCTCCGCCCCGGGATCATCGCCCTCATCGGGGTGTCGGCCTCCCGGGTCAACTTCGGACGGATCATCCTGAACAATATCCTGGCCGCCGGGTTTCCCGCCGACCGGATCCGTATCATCCGGCCGGGGATCACGGTTCTGGAGGGGGTCCGGTGCGTTCCCGACATCGGGGCACTGGACGTGAAGCCGGATCTTCTGGTCATCGCCGTGGGATCCGATCAGGTGCCGGACCTGGTGGACTTGATCATCGAAAGGGATGCGGCCCACACGGTCATGCTCATCCCGGGGGGGCTGGGAGAGACCCGGGAGAGCGTTCAGCGGGCCGAGCAGGTGACGGCAGCCGTCCAACGCGCCCATCGATCGCCTTCAGGCGGACCGATCTTCCTGGGGGGCAACTGCCTGGGGGTCGTCTCCCACCCCGGCCGCTACGACACGCTCTTCATCCCCGACGCGAAGCTTTCAAGGCGGTGGGAGGTCCGGAAGCGCAACGCCGCCTTCGTGAGCCAGAGCGGCGCCTTCATGATCACGCGGCTCAGCAAGCGGCCGGAGCTGGATCCCGCCTACATGATCTCCGTGGGCAACCAGAACGATCTGACCCTGGGAGACATGATGCACTATCTCAAAACCGACCCCGACATCGACGTCATCGCCGTCTATGCCGAGGGCTTCAAGGACCTGGACGGCCTCGACTTCACCCGGGCGCTGCGGGAGGCGGTGGCGTCGGGCAAGGACGTCATCCTCTACAAGGCCGGCCGCACGCCCGAGGGCAAATCCGCCACGTCGGGCCACACCGCGTCTCTGGCCGGGGACTACATGGTCTGCGAATCCTGCATCCGCCAGGCAGGAGGCATCCCGGCTCAGACCTTTCCCCAGTTCGAGGATCTCCTGATGCTCGCCCAGCGCCTTCACGGAAAACGCATCAACGGCAACCGTCTGGCGGCCCTGAGCGGCGCCGGCTTCGAGGCCGTGGGCATGGCCGACAACATCCAGTCGGACGACTACGCCATGACGCTGGCGCGCTTCACCCCGGTCACCGTGGACAGGATGGCCGCCCTTCTTACGGCAAAGGGTCTCGACCGGCTGGTGGAGGTGGGCAACCCTATGGACATCAACCCAGGCGCCGACGACGAGGCCCACATCCTGGCGGTCCGGCATCTGGCCGAGGATCCGAACGTGGATGCGGTGGTCGTGGGCCTCGACCCCCTGTCGCCGGCCATGCGGACCCTCGCCACCTGCGAAAGCGGCCGGTACAATTTCGACGCTCCCGGGAGCATCGCCTTTGAACTGCCCCGGCAGGTGGACGCCCTGGACAAGCCGGTGGTGGGGGTGGTGGATGCCGGACGCCTCTATGACCCGCTGGTGGATGCCCTCGTGGAAAAGGGCATGGCCGTCTTTCGATCCTCGGATCGGGCGGTCCGGGCCCTGGCCCTCTACATCGAGGGCCGGCTCACCGCCGAACGGATCCGGCACGGCGCTCTTCGACCCGGCAGGGACAAGCCCGATCCCGTCATTTGA
- a CDS encoding carboxymuconolactone decarboxylase family protein: protein MNPPDKSVPEKTRETAALYFKGVTDERPYDLWRAFDKNLARDLSLFITGQMYAREKIPHTVRQLVTVAALTVLVRPEELKLHIQAALNVGCPPEDIAETIFQTAVYGGVPAVNTALKVLKAVLEEKGMWPPEPAEARP, encoded by the coding sequence ATGAACCCACCCGACAAATCCGTCCCGGAAAAAACCCGGGAAACGGCGGCCCTCTATTTCAAAGGAGTGACCGATGAAAGGCCCTACGATCTCTGGCGGGCCTTCGACAAGAACCTGGCCCGGGATCTCTCCCTCTTTATCACCGGCCAGATGTATGCCCGGGAAAAAATCCCTCACACGGTGCGGCAGCTCGTCACCGTCGCAGCCCTCACGGTACTCGTTCGGCCGGAGGAGCTGAAGCTCCATATCCAGGCCGCCCTCAACGTGGGCTGCCCCCCTGAAGACATCGCCGAGACCATCTTTCAGACTGCGGTCTACGGCGGCGTTCCGGCCGTCAACACGGCCCTCAAGGTGCTCAAAGCCGTCCTCGAGGAAAAGGGGATGTGGCCGCCGGAACCGGCGGAAGCCCGCCCCTGA
- the acd gene encoding glutaryl-CoA dehydrogenase Acd: MDFNLSKELQMLQKEVRNFVNKKIVPFADQWDNENHFPYEEAVRPMGELGFFGTVIPEEYGGEGMDQGWLAAMIVTEEIARGSSALRVQLNMEVLGCAYTILTYGSEALKKKYVPKLSSAEFLGGFGITEPDAGSDVMAMSSTAEDKGDHWLLNGSKTWISNAAQADVLIYYAYTDKAAGSRGLSAFVIEPRNFPGIKTSNLEKLGSHASPTGELFLDNVKVPKENILGKPGDGARIVFGSLNHTRLSAAAGGVGLAQACLDAAIKYCNERRQFGKPIGDFQMNQDMIAQMAVEVEAARLLAYKAAAAKDEGRLNNGLDVAMAKYAAGEAVSKCANYAMRILGAYGYSTEYPVARFYRDAPTYYMVEGSANICKMIIALDQLGVRKANR; this comes from the coding sequence ATGGATTTCAACTTATCCAAAGAACTACAGATGCTGCAGAAAGAGGTCCGCAACTTCGTCAACAAGAAGATCGTCCCCTTCGCCGACCAGTGGGACAACGAGAATCACTTCCCATACGAGGAGGCCGTCCGGCCCATGGGCGAGCTGGGCTTCTTCGGGACGGTGATTCCCGAGGAGTACGGCGGCGAAGGCATGGACCAGGGATGGCTCGCGGCCATGATCGTCACCGAGGAGATCGCAAGGGGCTCCTCCGCACTCCGGGTCCAGCTCAACATGGAGGTGCTGGGGTGCGCCTATACCATCCTGACCTACGGGAGCGAGGCCCTCAAAAAGAAATACGTCCCCAAGCTCTCCAGCGCCGAATTCCTGGGCGGCTTCGGCATCACCGAGCCCGACGCCGGCTCCGACGTCATGGCCATGTCCTCCACGGCCGAGGACAAGGGGGACCACTGGCTCCTCAACGGCTCCAAGACCTGGATCTCCAACGCGGCCCAGGCCGACGTGCTGATCTACTATGCCTACACCGACAAGGCGGCGGGCTCCCGGGGGCTTTCGGCCTTCGTCATCGAACCCAGAAACTTCCCCGGCATCAAGACCTCCAACCTGGAGAAGCTGGGATCCCACGCCTCCCCCACCGGCGAGCTCTTCCTCGACAACGTCAAGGTGCCCAAGGAGAACATCCTCGGCAAGCCCGGCGACGGCGCCAGGATCGTCTTCGGATCCCTCAACCACACCCGGCTTTCAGCCGCCGCCGGCGGCGTTGGGCTCGCCCAGGCCTGCCTGGACGCCGCCATCAAGTACTGCAACGAGCGCCGCCAGTTCGGCAAGCCCATCGGCGATTTCCAGATGAACCAGGACATGATCGCCCAGATGGCCGTCGAGGTGGAGGCGGCCCGTCTTCTGGCCTACAAGGCTGCCGCGGCAAAGGACGAGGGCCGGCTCAACAACGGCCTCGACGTGGCCATGGCCAAGTATGCCGCCGGCGAAGCCGTGAGCAAGTGCGCCAATTACGCCATGCGCATCCTCGGGGCCTACGGCTACTCCACCGAGTACCCCGTCGCCCGCTTCTACCGCGACGCACCCACCTATTACATGGTGGAGGGCTCGGCCAACATCTGCAAGATGATCATCGCCCTGGATCAGCTGGGGGTCAGAAAGGCCAACCGGTAA
- a CDS encoding pyridoxal phosphate-dependent aminotransferase, whose amino-acid sequence MPIAVKIQAVIEKSSWIRKMFEEGARLKALHGAENVYDFSLGNPNVPPPEIFEKTLRELVDSGEARDHGYMPNTGYPFVRQAVADHVGRVQGAAITADDVIMTCGAAGALNAVFKALLDPGDEVLVPAPYFVEYNAYADNHGGILKTVPTREDFTLDLAAIDAAVTEKTKIVLINSPNNPTGQIYDAESLAALGRLLLDRGEAMGRAIYLVSDEPYRNIVYDGATVPGIFTASPNSIVATSYSKELSIPGERLGYIAVNPAVDDRRNLLAALALTNRILGFVNAPSMMQRVVARLQGVTVDVSEYDRKRRLLCKGLAECGYDFITPPGAFYLFPKSPIPDDVAFVQALQEERILAVPGSGFGGPGHFRIAYCVDDKTITGAMPGFKRTIEKYR is encoded by the coding sequence ATGCCCATTGCAGTGAAGATCCAGGCAGTGATCGAAAAATCCTCATGGATCCGGAAGATGTTCGAGGAGGGGGCACGGCTCAAGGCCCTCCACGGGGCGGAAAACGTGTATGATTTCAGCCTGGGAAACCCCAACGTCCCGCCCCCCGAGATCTTCGAAAAGACCCTTCGGGAGCTTGTCGACTCGGGTGAGGCCAGGGACCACGGCTACATGCCCAACACGGGATACCCCTTTGTCCGCCAGGCGGTGGCCGACCATGTGGGGAGGGTGCAGGGCGCGGCCATCACCGCCGACGACGTCATCATGACGTGCGGTGCCGCCGGCGCCCTCAACGCCGTCTTCAAGGCCCTGCTGGATCCCGGGGACGAGGTCCTCGTGCCGGCGCCCTATTTCGTGGAGTACAACGCATACGCCGACAACCACGGCGGCATTTTGAAAACCGTGCCGACCCGTGAGGACTTCACCCTGGATCTCGCCGCCATCGATGCGGCCGTTACGGAAAAGACGAAGATCGTCCTCATCAACTCTCCCAACAACCCCACCGGCCAGATCTACGACGCCGAGAGCCTGGCGGCCCTGGGCCGGCTGCTCCTGGACCGGGGCGAGGCCATGGGTCGGGCCATCTACCTCGTCTCGGACGAACCCTACCGCAACATCGTCTATGACGGGGCGACGGTGCCCGGCATCTTCACGGCATCCCCCAACAGCATCGTGGCCACCTCCTACTCCAAGGAGCTCTCGATCCCCGGCGAGCGCCTGGGTTATATCGCGGTGAACCCGGCCGTGGACGACCGCAGGAATCTCCTGGCAGCCCTGGCCCTCACCAACCGGATCCTGGGATTCGTCAACGCCCCCTCCATGATGCAGCGGGTCGTGGCACGGCTCCAGGGCGTCACCGTGGACGTTTCAGAGTATGACCGGAAGCGTCGGCTCCTCTGCAAGGGGCTTGCGGAATGCGGCTATGACTTCATCACGCCGCCGGGGGCCTTTTATCTTTTCCCGAAAAGTCCCATCCCCGACGACGTCGCCTTTGTCCAGGCCCTCCAGGAGGAGCGGATCCTGGCGGTTCCCGGCAGCGGCTTCGGCGGCCCCGGCCACTTCCGGATCGCCTACTGCGTGGACGACAAGACCATCACGGGCGCCATGCCGGGATTTAAACGGACCATCGAGAAGTACCGGTAG
- a CDS encoding B12-binding domain-containing radical SAM protein, translating to MKILLIYPYCLERRRDETDVSAVPMGLYYIGALLRENGYDAEILSCHGMAGEPERIREILREKAPRVIGFSVLNANRWGAVEIAGIAKALDPGVTTVVGGVAATFLWQHLLGRFAEIDLAVAGEGEFPFLELVKALAATGNRPGKKSLAEIVGHIPGVAFRRRGTPVLNEAAPPIPDLDRLPNPARHFTYQHLSLTRGCPGRCTFCASPRLWDRKVRFHSADYFVDQMSLLHARGVGFFYVSDDTFTLKKDRVIAVCREILRRGLRISWAAISRVDAVDEEVLRWMRRAGCVQISYGVESGSERIRKRLGKNITREQIQRAFALTTAFGILARAYFIYGCPGETWETLEETQALIREIKPLAAVFYILDILPGTALYDEIRQRDGITDDIWGRRIEDIPYYTRDPDLPEALILAFGRSLRDHFRAHLPGFADAAALKDDPALYPCHADFLSRLAMTFSHGDYADHPEAPATAERLYARALGYHPDHRAFLGLGILHQRRQRFSASIRILEEGIRHFPGSESLNLAAAVGHMNMGRYNQALAVLEKFPHSKAAADYAAQCRHALKNAADNSIRPEEDGENPHEPVDTAP from the coding sequence TTGAAGATACTGCTTATATATCCATATTGCCTCGAACGCCGCCGCGATGAAACAGACGTCAGCGCCGTGCCCATGGGACTCTATTACATCGGCGCCCTCCTCCGTGAGAACGGCTACGATGCGGAGATCCTCAGTTGCCACGGGATGGCCGGCGAACCGGAACGGATCCGGGAGATTCTTCGGGAAAAGGCTCCCCGGGTGATCGGATTTTCGGTCCTCAACGCCAACCGGTGGGGTGCCGTCGAAATCGCCGGGATCGCCAAGGCCCTCGATCCCGGGGTGACCACCGTCGTGGGCGGCGTGGCCGCCACGTTCCTGTGGCAGCATCTCCTCGGCCGTTTTGCGGAGATCGACCTGGCGGTGGCGGGCGAGGGGGAATTCCCCTTCCTGGAACTCGTAAAGGCCCTGGCGGCGACGGGGAATCGCCCGGGGAAAAAGAGCCTTGCGGAAATCGTCGGCCACATCCCGGGCGTTGCCTTCCGGCGAAGGGGAACCCCCGTCCTCAATGAAGCCGCGCCGCCCATCCCCGACCTCGATCGTCTGCCGAATCCCGCCCGTCATTTCACCTATCAGCATCTCTCCCTGACCCGGGGGTGCCCCGGCCGATGCACCTTCTGCGCCTCGCCGCGGCTGTGGGACCGAAAGGTCCGGTTTCACTCGGCCGACTACTTCGTGGATCAGATGTCCCTGCTCCATGCCCGGGGCGTCGGTTTCTTTTACGTCTCCGATGACACCTTCACCCTGAAAAAGGACCGGGTCATCGCCGTCTGCCGGGAGATTCTCCGGCGGGGGCTCCGGATCTCCTGGGCCGCCATCTCGCGGGTGGATGCCGTGGACGAGGAGGTGCTCCGGTGGATGCGGCGCGCCGGGTGCGTTCAGATCAGCTACGGCGTGGAGAGCGGCTCGGAGCGGATTCGGAAACGGCTCGGAAAAAACATCACCCGAGAGCAGATCCAACGGGCCTTTGCCCTGACCACGGCCTTCGGCATCCTGGCCCGGGCCTATTTCATCTACGGCTGCCCCGGAGAGACGTGGGAAACCCTGGAGGAGACTCAGGCCCTGATCCGGGAGATCAAACCCCTGGCCGCCGTTTTCTACATCCTCGACATCCTGCCCGGCACCGCCCTCTACGACGAGATCCGGCAGCGCGACGGCATTACCGACGACATCTGGGGTCGGCGTATCGAGGACATTCCTTACTACACCCGGGATCCGGACCTTCCCGAGGCACTGATCCTCGCCTTCGGCCGGTCCCTCAGGGATCATTTCCGCGCACACCTTCCCGGCTTCGCCGACGCCGCGGCACTCAAGGACGACCCGGCCCTCTATCCCTGTCACGCCGATTTTCTCTCCCGGCTGGCCATGACCTTCTCCCACGGGGATTACGCCGACCATCCGGAGGCCCCGGCGACGGCGGAACGGCTCTATGCCAGGGCACTCGGCTATCACCCGGACCATCGGGCCTTTTTGGGCCTCGGCATTCTGCACCAGCGCAGGCAGCGGTTTTCAGCATCGATCCGGATCCTCGAGGAAGGCATCCGGCATTTCCCGGGAAGCGAGTCGTTGAATCTCGCCGCGGCCGTCGGCCACATGAACATGGGCCGGTACAATCAGGCCCTCGCCGTTCTGGAGAAATTCCCCCACAGCAAGGCCGCCGCCGACTACGCCGCCCAATGCCGTCATGCCCTGAAAAACGCCGCCGACAACAGCATCCGTCCGGAAGAAGATGGAGAGAACCCCCATGAGCCTGTCGACACCGCCCCCTGA
- a CDS encoding Hsp20/alpha crystallin family protein gives MIIRRMFTTPAFRWKSPYDELDEMRGRLAHLARALSGEPESRPDAGVYPLINVTEDKDHFWIRAELPGIKADDLDLSITDNHLSLSGERKIPDAGASAKWHRREREAGKFSRMIELPDRVDPEKVKAGIADGVLSIMLPKAASAKPRQIKVS, from the coding sequence ATGATCATCAGGAGAATGTTCACCACACCGGCGTTTCGATGGAAAAGCCCCTATGATGAACTCGACGAGATGCGCGGGCGGTTGGCGCACCTGGCCCGCGCCCTGAGCGGCGAACCGGAGTCGCGGCCCGACGCCGGCGTCTACCCGCTCATCAATGTGACCGAGGACAAGGATCACTTCTGGATTCGTGCGGAACTGCCCGGCATCAAGGCCGATGATCTCGATCTGTCCATCACCGACAATCATCTCTCCCTCTCCGGTGAGCGGAAGATCCCCGATGCCGGTGCATCGGCAAAATGGCATCGCCGGGAGCGGGAAGCCGGAAAATTCAGTCGCATGATCGAGCTTCCCGACCGGGTGGATCCGGAGAAGGTCAAGGCCGGAATCGCCGACGGCGTCCTGAGCATCATGTTGCCCAAAGCCGCGTCGGCCAAACCGAGACAGATCAAGGTCAGCTGA
- the tgt gene encoding tRNA guanosine(34) transglycosylase Tgt, with product MPHPFQVTARCTTTRARTGRLSLVHGTVETPVFMPVGTLGTVKSLTPEDLTAAGAQIILGNTYHLYLRPGCDVIDRFSGLHRFMNWDGPILTDSGGFQVFSLARLTRITEAGASFQSHIDGSRHLLTPEKSIEIQISLDSDVIMCLDQCIAYPAERAAALAALEITTQWAGRCRKTWREQSGEKNALFGIVQGGMYDDLRRMSAEALTAMDFSGYALGGLSVGEPNQMMYDVAEAALPLLPGDRPKYIMGVGTPEDLVELTARGADMFDCVMPTRNARNGQLFTRRGTLNIANSRHRTDTAPVDSECACYTCRNYSRAYLRHLYQSRELLAYRLNTLHNLHYYLDLTARMRSAIAEGRFEAFRKRFYADREPGGAA from the coding sequence ATGCCCCATCCGTTTCAGGTCACTGCACGCTGCACGACGACCCGGGCCCGCACCGGGAGGCTCTCGCTGGTTCACGGCACGGTCGAGACCCCCGTCTTCATGCCCGTGGGCACCCTGGGGACGGTGAAGAGCCTGACCCCCGAGGACCTCACGGCCGCCGGGGCACAGATCATTCTGGGCAACACCTACCACCTCTATCTCCGGCCGGGATGCGACGTCATCGATCGGTTCTCGGGCCTCCACCGGTTCATGAACTGGGACGGCCCCATTCTCACCGACAGCGGCGGGTTCCAGGTCTTCTCCCTGGCCAGGCTCACCAGGATCACCGAGGCGGGAGCAAGCTTCCAGTCCCACATCGACGGCTCCCGGCACCTCCTCACGCCCGAGAAGTCCATCGAGATTCAGATCAGCCTCGACTCGGACGTCATCATGTGTCTCGACCAGTGCATCGCCTACCCCGCCGAACGGGCGGCCGCCCTCGCGGCCCTCGAGATCACCACGCAGTGGGCCGGGCGGTGCCGAAAAACCTGGCGGGAGCAAAGCGGCGAAAAGAACGCCCTTTTCGGCATCGTCCAGGGCGGCATGTACGACGATCTCCGGCGCATGTCGGCCGAGGCCCTAACGGCCATGGATTTCAGCGGATACGCCCTGGGGGGCCTCAGCGTGGGGGAGCCCAACCAGATGATGTACGACGTCGCCGAAGCCGCGCTGCCGCTTTTGCCCGGCGACCGTCCCAAGTACATCATGGGGGTGGGCACCCCCGAGGATCTGGTGGAGCTGACGGCCCGGGGCGCCGACATGTTCGACTGCGTCATGCCGACCCGGAACGCCAGGAACGGGCAGCTCTTCACCCGCCGGGGCACCCTCAACATCGCCAACAGCCGCCACCGGACCGACACGGCCCCCGTCGACTCCGAGTGCGCCTGCTACACCTGCCGGAACTACTCCCGGGCATACCTCCGGCACCTCTATCAGTCCCGGGAACTGCTGGCCTACCGGCTCAACACCCTCCACAACCTCCATTATTACCTCGACCTGACGGCCCGGATGCGGTCGGCCATTGCCGAGGGGCGGTTCGAGGCGTTTCGGAAGCGCTTTTACGCCGACCGTGAGCCCGGGGGCGCGGCATGA
- a CDS encoding NifU family protein — protein MKEKVEAVLKKIRPALQRDGGDVELVEVLANGIVRVRLKGACAGCPMSQMTLRNGIERVLKQEIPEVKAVEPA, from the coding sequence ATGAAGGAAAAAGTCGAAGCGGTATTGAAGAAAATCCGGCCCGCCCTCCAACGGGACGGCGGCGACGTCGAGCTGGTGGAGGTCCTGGCCAACGGCATCGTCAGGGTCCGCCTCAAGGGCGCCTGCGCCGGCTGCCCCATGTCCCAGATGACCCTCAGAAACGGCATCGAACGGGTTCTCAAGCAGGAGATCCCGGAAGTCAAAGCCGTCGAACCCGCCTAA
- a CDS encoding Hsp20/alpha crystallin family protein, whose protein sequence is MSDIQVKQKQQAEATMEPTQSGRIFSPAVDIFETDTAITVIADIPGVHPDDMEIDLRESVLTLSGKIRSPDGEGERSVMREYDTGTYFRQFTLSEVIDQARIDAKLADGVLTVSLPKVAKATPRKIAVTAG, encoded by the coding sequence ATGTCAGACATCCAAGTGAAGCAAAAACAGCAGGCGGAAGCGACCATGGAACCCACCCAATCGGGCAGAATCTTTTCTCCGGCGGTGGACATCTTTGAAACCGACACGGCCATCACCGTCATCGCCGACATCCCCGGGGTGCACCCCGACGATATGGAGATCGACCTCCGGGAGAGCGTCCTGACCCTCTCGGGAAAGATCCGGTCCCCGGATGGTGAAGGCGAACGGAGCGTGATGCGGGAATACGACACCGGCACCTATTTCCGCCAGTTCACGCTGTCGGAGGTCATCGACCAGGCGAGGATCGACGCCAAACTGGCGGACGGCGTCCTCACGGTCAGCCTCCCCAAGGTGGCCAAAGCGACCCCCCGGAAGATCGCCGTGACGGCCGGATAA
- a CDS encoding IclR family transcriptional regulator, producing the protein MKQNSSNLNSVEKAIAILQAFQADHPVWGVRELAARLGFSPATVQRILQTLKLHGFVEQDDQTRQYRLGSVYYRFIAVLESDQPLPRAARSFMQALLEATRETVHLNVIDGTDRVCIDHMESPQELKAIMPIGNRSPLHAGASAKCLLAFSSAAFIERYLGRPGLETLTDQTVTDAVGLKKELDRIRRQGYAASLGERIAGLGALSAPVLDYRGSLLAAISLALPEIRYRDPIHRKFCIAALLKATRDFSKHMGYSG; encoded by the coding sequence ATGAAACAAAATTCGTCCAATCTCAATTCAGTGGAGAAAGCCATCGCCATTCTCCAGGCCTTTCAGGCGGACCATCCCGTCTGGGGCGTCCGGGAGCTGGCGGCGCGCCTGGGCTTCAGCCCGGCAACGGTCCAGCGCATCCTCCAGACCCTGAAGCTTCACGGGTTCGTGGAGCAGGACGATCAGACCCGACAGTATCGGCTGGGAAGCGTCTACTATCGGTTCATCGCCGTCCTCGAATCGGACCAGCCCCTCCCCCGCGCCGCGCGATCCTTCATGCAGGCGCTGCTCGAGGCCACCCGGGAGACGGTCCACCTCAACGTTATCGATGGAACCGACCGCGTCTGCATCGACCACATGGAATCCCCCCAGGAGCTGAAGGCCATCATGCCCATCGGCAACCGATCCCCGCTCCATGCCGGGGCGTCGGCCAAATGCCTTCTCGCCTTTTCCTCGGCGGCGTTCATCGAGCGTTATCTCGGCAGGCCCGGACTCGAAACCCTGACCGACCAGACCGTCACCGACGCCGTCGGCCTCAAAAAAGAGCTCGACCGGATCCGGCGTCAAGGCTACGCCGCCAGCCTCGGGGAGCGGATAGCGGGCCTCGGCGCCCTGAGCGCGCCGGTATTGGATTACCGGGGATCGCTCCTGGCCGCCATCAGCCTGGCCCTGCCGGAGATCCGGTACCGCGATCCCATCCACCGCAAATTCTGCATCGCGGCCCTTTTGAAGGCGACCCGCGATTTTTCGAAACACATGGGGTATTCGGGATAA